A part of Homoserinibacter sp. YIM 151385 genomic DNA contains:
- a CDS encoding LLM class flavin-dependent oxidoreductase: MTDHSTLELGLDTFGDVTHDADGNRIPYPEVIRNVVEQAVAADRLGVDFIGIGEHHRDDFAVSAPEIVLAAIAGQTERIKLGTAVTVLSSDDPVRVFERFATLDAVSAGRAEIILGRGSFTESFPLFGYPLAQYEELFEEKLDLLARLLEEGPVTWEGRLRAPLKDQEVYPKTAGGIRTWIGVGGSPESVVRAARYGMPLMLAIIGGDPARFKPYVDLYERALGQLEQPKLPVGVHSPGFVADSDEAARELLWPGWKLMHDRIGGERGWGPASRDQFEGEADAGSLYVGSPETVAQRIASTVRTLGVDRFDMKYSSGPLAHEHLLHGVELYGGVVVPRVRELLAG, encoded by the coding sequence ATGACCGACCACAGCACCCTCGAGCTCGGGCTCGACACCTTCGGCGACGTGACCCACGACGCCGACGGGAACCGCATCCCCTACCCCGAGGTCATCCGCAATGTCGTCGAGCAGGCCGTCGCCGCCGACCGCCTCGGCGTCGACTTCATCGGCATCGGCGAGCACCACCGCGACGACTTCGCCGTCTCCGCCCCCGAGATCGTGCTCGCCGCGATCGCCGGGCAGACCGAGCGCATCAAGCTCGGCACCGCCGTGACCGTGCTCTCGAGCGACGACCCGGTGCGCGTCTTCGAGCGCTTCGCGACGCTGGATGCCGTCTCCGCAGGGCGCGCCGAGATCATCCTGGGCCGCGGCTCCTTCACCGAGTCCTTCCCGCTCTTCGGGTACCCGCTCGCGCAGTACGAGGAGCTCTTCGAGGAGAAGCTCGACCTCCTCGCCCGCCTGCTCGAGGAGGGCCCGGTCACCTGGGAGGGCCGCCTGCGCGCCCCCCTGAAGGACCAGGAGGTGTACCCGAAGACCGCGGGCGGCATCCGCACCTGGATCGGCGTCGGCGGCAGCCCCGAGTCGGTCGTGCGCGCCGCCCGCTACGGGATGCCGCTCATGCTCGCGATCATCGGCGGCGACCCCGCGCGCTTCAAGCCCTACGTCGATCTCTACGAGCGCGCCCTCGGTCAGCTCGAGCAGCCGAAGCTGCCCGTCGGGGTGCACTCGCCCGGCTTCGTCGCCGACAGCGACGAGGCGGCGCGCGAGCTGCTGTGGCCGGGCTGGAAGCTCATGCACGACCGCATCGGCGGCGAGCGCGGCTGGGGCCCGGCCTCCCGCGATCAGTTCGAGGGGGAGGCGGATGCCGGCTCGCTCTACGTGGGCAGCCCCGAGACGGTGGCGCAGCGGATCGCGAGCACCGTGCGCACGCTCGGCGTCGACCGCTTCGACATGAAGTACTCCAGCGGACCCCTCGCGCACGAGCACCTGCTGCACGGCGTCGAGCTGTACGGCGGGGTCGTGGTGCCGCGCGTGCGCGAGCTGCTGGCCGGCTGA
- a CDS encoding UbiA family prenyltransferase, with the protein MPRTLLLLLGSSHPLPTAAVTAIAVLLGAALGLEPWRLAALGAAVLAGQLAIGLANDWLDAEEDRAAGRRDKPAARGDVPVRTVRAAALATAAASLLLAAPLGGGAWLANAVLLGAGLAYDAGLKRTPLSHAAYLAGFGALPAIAALSIQPPALPAWWAVAASALLGGAAHFANVLPDLEADAAAGVRGLPQRLGRRATTALTGAQLAAAAAVIVLGAGASPLLIAGLALVLASGVAVPILAARAPASRAPFAFVVLAALAATAMLLASGGRILA; encoded by the coding sequence ATGCCGCGGACCCTCCTCCTGCTCCTCGGGTCCTCGCATCCCCTGCCGACCGCCGCCGTGACCGCGATCGCCGTGCTCCTCGGCGCGGCGCTCGGACTCGAGCCCTGGCGGCTCGCCGCGCTCGGCGCGGCCGTGCTCGCGGGGCAGCTCGCGATCGGGCTCGCCAACGACTGGCTCGACGCCGAGGAGGATCGCGCGGCCGGCCGTCGCGACAAGCCGGCCGCCCGCGGCGACGTGCCGGTGCGCACCGTGCGCGCCGCGGCGCTCGCGACGGCCGCCGCCTCGCTCCTCCTCGCCGCACCCCTCGGCGGGGGCGCGTGGCTCGCGAACGCGGTGCTCCTCGGCGCGGGACTCGCCTACGACGCCGGGCTCAAGCGCACGCCCCTGTCGCACGCCGCCTACCTCGCCGGCTTCGGCGCGCTGCCCGCGATCGCGGCGCTCAGCATCCAGCCGCCCGCGCTCCCCGCCTGGTGGGCGGTCGCCGCGAGTGCGCTCCTCGGCGGAGCGGCGCACTTCGCGAACGTCCTGCCCGATCTGGAGGCGGATGCCGCGGCCGGCGTGCGCGGCCTGCCGCAGCGGCTCGGGCGGCGCGCCACGACCGCGCTCACGGGCGCACAGCTCGCGGCGGCCGCCGCCGTCATCGTGCTCGGAGCGGGCGCCTCGCCGCTCCTCATCGCCGGACTCGCGCTCGTGCTCGCGAGCGGGGTCGCCGTGCCGATCCTCGCCGCGCGCGCCCCGGCATCCCGTGCGCCCTTCGCGTTCGTCGTGCTCGCCGCCCTCGCCGCGACCGCCATGCTGCTCGCCTCGGGGGGCCGCATCCTCGCGTGA
- a CDS encoding alpha/beta fold hydrolase, translating into MDRGAHRGGGRRGRRGPAGEDRYRERVIDGARYLTSRQEHESLTIVVERFPARRDDPADGDDPVFVLVHGLGVSSRYFRPLAAQLARRGRVFVVDLPGYGRAPDPRGRVSIADHARVLAGMLVELGLDRPVLVGHSMGAQVVAMLAAEHPGVTDRIVLMAPTNEPGRRRFWSATAHLLLDALREPPRVFAIAVTDYFLRCGPGYLLRQSGVMLADRIEDRMPGLDAKVLVLCGDRDAIVRAPWSRALAGLAPDAAFQEVAGAHVVMHTDPVTVAERIAEHASR; encoded by the coding sequence ATGGATCGGGGGGCGCACCGCGGCGGCGGACGCCGCGGACGCCGGGGACCCGCGGGGGAGGACCGCTACCGGGAGCGCGTGATCGACGGCGCGCGCTACCTCACGAGCCGCCAGGAGCACGAGTCCCTCACGATCGTCGTCGAGCGCTTCCCCGCGCGGCGGGATGATCCGGCCGACGGCGACGACCCGGTCTTCGTCCTCGTGCACGGTCTCGGCGTCTCATCCCGCTACTTCCGTCCCCTCGCCGCCCAGCTCGCGCGCCGCGGCCGGGTCTTCGTGGTCGACCTGCCCGGCTACGGCCGCGCCCCCGACCCCCGGGGCCGGGTGTCGATCGCGGACCACGCCCGCGTGCTCGCCGGGATGCTCGTCGAGCTCGGCCTCGACCGCCCGGTGCTCGTGGGGCACTCGATGGGCGCGCAGGTGGTGGCGATGCTCGCGGCCGAGCACCCCGGCGTGACCGACCGCATCGTGCTCATGGCGCCCACCAACGAGCCCGGGCGGCGGCGCTTCTGGTCGGCGACGGCCCACCTCCTGCTCGACGCGCTGCGCGAGCCGCCGCGCGTCTTCGCGATCGCCGTCACGGACTACTTCCTGCGCTGCGGACCCGGCTACCTGCTCCGGCAGTCGGGGGTGATGCTCGCGGACCGCATCGAGGACCGCATGCCGGGGCTCGACGCGAAGGTGCTCGTGCTGTGCGGCGACCGCGACGCGATCGTCCGCGCGCCGTGGTCGCGCGCGCTGGCCGGGCTCGCCCCGGACGCGGCGTTCCAGGAGGTCGCGGGCGCCCACGTGGTCATGCACACTGATCCCGTGACGGTGGCCGAGCGGATCGCGGAGCACGCCTCCCGATGA
- a CDS encoding glycoside hydrolase family 3 N-terminal domain-containing protein, producing MSRRSSRPVRALGAAGLAVLLLVGCTSAPAAEPDYDWDPPAKLVVDPLERWVEARLDAMTFEEQVASLVVLHVAGTEPGPLRARLEASGAGGVIVMGDNVPASGGARALGRTVEALTVDPAAPPLVLVDQEGGIVRRVPGDDGPAAPELRAAPPAASARAYAARARLVARAGIDVNLGIVADVTADPGSFIRDRVLGGDAATAAPRVAAAVEGERGTVLSTLKHFPGHGATAEDSHVGIPSSTMAADRWRATQAPPFEAGIEAGAELVMTGHLAFPRIAPEPASLSPEWHRILREELGFRGIVVTDDLTMLESSGVAAYRDAERNGVAALAAGADLLLYVGAVDVDELAARAARAVEDGELDARAIESSARRVLLARQGASELGLPRTCDALCRDALG from the coding sequence GTGAGCCGCCGGTCGAGCCGTCCCGTCCGCGCGCTCGGCGCCGCCGGGCTCGCGGTGCTCCTGCTCGTCGGCTGCACCTCGGCGCCGGCCGCCGAGCCGGACTACGACTGGGATCCGCCGGCGAAGCTCGTCGTCGACCCGCTCGAGCGCTGGGTCGAGGCGCGGCTGGACGCGATGACCTTCGAGGAGCAGGTCGCGAGCCTCGTCGTCCTCCATGTCGCCGGCACCGAGCCGGGTCCCCTCCGCGCCCGACTCGAGGCGAGCGGCGCGGGCGGCGTGATCGTCATGGGCGACAACGTGCCGGCCTCGGGCGGCGCGCGGGCGCTCGGCCGCACGGTCGAGGCGCTCACGGTCGATCCCGCGGCGCCGCCGCTCGTGCTCGTCGACCAGGAGGGCGGGATCGTGCGGCGCGTCCCGGGCGACGACGGCCCCGCGGCGCCGGAGCTGCGCGCGGCGCCGCCCGCCGCGAGCGCGCGCGCCTACGCGGCCCGCGCCCGGCTCGTCGCCCGGGCGGGCATCGACGTCAACCTCGGCATCGTCGCGGACGTGACCGCGGATCCGGGCTCCTTCATCCGCGACCGGGTCCTCGGCGGGGATGCGGCGACCGCGGCCCCGCGCGTCGCCGCAGCCGTCGAGGGGGAGCGCGGGACCGTGCTCTCGACGCTCAAGCACTTCCCCGGGCACGGGGCGACCGCCGAGGACTCGCATGTCGGCATCCCGAGCTCGACGATGGCGGCCGACCGCTGGCGCGCGACGCAGGCGCCGCCCTTCGAGGCCGGCATCGAGGCGGGCGCCGAGCTCGTGATGACGGGGCATCTCGCCTTCCCGCGCATCGCCCCGGAGCCGGCCTCCCTCTCGCCCGAGTGGCACCGCATCCTGCGCGAGGAGCTCGGCTTCCGCGGGATCGTCGTGACCGACGACCTCACGATGCTCGAGAGCTCGGGGGTCGCCGCCTACCGCGATGCCGAGCGCAACGGCGTCGCCGCCCTCGCGGCCGGCGCGGACCTGCTCCTCTACGTCGGGGCGGTGGACGTCGACGAGCTCGCGGCCCGCGCGGCCCGGGCCGTCGAGGACGGCGAGCTCGACGCCCGTGCGATCGAGTCCTCCGCCCGCCGGGTGCTGCTCGCCCGGCAGGGCGCGTCGGAGCTGGGCCTCCCGCGCACCTGCGACGCGCTCTGCCGCGACGCCCTCGGCTGA
- a CDS encoding endonuclease/exonuclease/phosphatase family protein, whose amino-acid sequence MIIGSYNLWNNQAAHELESLVAEHSIDMLCLQEADTTKLPAVIGDLHRGASTERNRLGLAVYYREPAFDSLDTAVWSLPKSIHDYVMSPGDERLLAIRVLDRETEEEVVVASFHAAPLSTVNSVRRRQIKAAHTFLAEWAPGVPMIMVGDYNYPLFRGGLLKHMDASGHEVRFSDSHTYKRYRYIKGHFDFVTSMSMMIESVATLPKGASDHHPVLVHARPAGELVEVPAEA is encoded by the coding sequence GTGATCATCGGCAGCTACAACCTCTGGAACAACCAGGCCGCCCACGAGCTCGAGAGCCTCGTCGCCGAGCACTCGATCGACATGCTCTGCCTCCAGGAGGCCGACACGACGAAGCTCCCGGCCGTCATCGGCGACCTCCACCGCGGCGCCTCGACCGAGCGCAACCGCCTCGGCCTCGCCGTCTACTACCGCGAGCCGGCCTTCGACAGCCTCGACACCGCCGTCTGGTCGCTGCCGAAGTCGATTCACGACTACGTCATGTCGCCCGGCGACGAGCGCCTGCTCGCCATCCGCGTGCTCGACCGCGAGACCGAGGAGGAGGTCGTGGTCGCGTCCTTCCACGCCGCCCCGCTCTCGACCGTGAACTCGGTGCGCCGGCGGCAGATCAAGGCGGCGCACACCTTCCTCGCCGAGTGGGCGCCCGGCGTGCCCATGATCATGGTCGGCGACTACAACTACCCGCTGTTCCGCGGCGGCCTCCTCAAGCACATGGACGCCTCCGGTCACGAGGTGCGCTTCAGCGACTCGCACACCTACAAGCGCTACCGCTACATCAAGGGGCACTTCGACTTCGTGACCTCGATGTCGATGATGATCGAGTCCGTCGCGACCCTGCCCAAGGGCGCGAGCGACCACCACCCCGTGCTCGTGCACGCGCGCCCCGCGGGCGAGCTCGTCGAGGTGCCGGCCGAGGCCTAG
- a CDS encoding D-arabinono-1,4-lactone oxidase, with the protein MDAGRNWGRNLEYSARELHRPESVAALQAIVRASRGLRPLGSRHSFSAIADTRGDLVETSALPRLVELDEERRTVAVTGGLRYGELAPELDARGWALANLASLPHISIAGSIATGTHGSGVAQPSLAAPVAALELVRADGELARIERGDPGFEGAVVSLGALGVVTRVELDLVPAFRMRQQHYQGLSWDQLLEHLDELMALAYSVGVFTRWTGEDLGTLWVKSTEPLPDEVLGARPAGVVASRVDDGRGTELGAEGPWHERLPHFRLGFTPSNGDELQSEFMVPRAHAVEALEGLRRIAERIEPHLHATELRTVAAEGLWLSSSFEADVLSIGFTWKHHPVEVDRLIREVEEIVLPLGARPHWGKLDHATELDRLYPRLDDFRALADEWDPRGKLRNDYLDRKLFR; encoded by the coding sequence ATGGATGCCGGGCGCAACTGGGGACGCAATCTCGAGTACTCGGCGCGCGAGCTGCACCGGCCGGAGAGCGTGGCCGCGCTCCAGGCGATCGTGCGGGCGTCACGCGGCCTCCGGCCCCTCGGCAGCCGGCACAGCTTCTCGGCCATCGCCGACACGCGCGGCGACCTCGTCGAGACGTCCGCTCTCCCCCGGCTCGTCGAGCTCGACGAGGAGCGCCGCACCGTCGCCGTGACGGGCGGCCTCCGCTACGGCGAGCTCGCCCCCGAGCTGGATGCGCGCGGCTGGGCGCTCGCGAACCTCGCCTCCCTGCCGCACATCTCCATCGCGGGGTCCATCGCGACCGGCACCCACGGCTCGGGCGTCGCCCAGCCGAGCCTCGCCGCCCCCGTCGCGGCGCTCGAGCTCGTCCGCGCGGACGGAGAGCTCGCCCGGATCGAGCGCGGCGACCCCGGCTTCGAGGGCGCGGTCGTCTCGCTCGGCGCGCTCGGCGTCGTCACGCGCGTCGAGCTCGACCTCGTGCCCGCCTTCCGGATGCGGCAGCAGCACTACCAGGGCCTCAGCTGGGATCAGCTCCTCGAGCATCTCGACGAGCTCATGGCCCTCGCCTACTCGGTCGGCGTCTTCACCCGCTGGACGGGCGAGGACCTCGGCACGCTCTGGGTGAAGAGCACGGAGCCGCTGCCGGACGAGGTCCTCGGCGCGCGTCCGGCCGGTGTCGTCGCGAGCCGGGTCGACGACGGCCGCGGCACCGAGCTCGGCGCCGAGGGGCCCTGGCACGAGCGGCTGCCGCACTTCCGGCTCGGCTTCACGCCGTCGAACGGCGACGAGCTGCAGAGCGAGTTCATGGTGCCTCGGGCGCACGCCGTCGAGGCGCTCGAGGGGCTGCGGCGCATCGCCGAGCGGATCGAGCCGCACCTCCACGCGACCGAGCTGCGGACGGTCGCCGCCGAGGGGCTCTGGCTCTCGAGCTCCTTCGAGGCCGACGTGCTCAGCATCGGCTTCACGTGGAAGCACCACCCGGTCGAGGTCGACCGCCTCATCCGCGAGGTCGAGGAGATCGTGCTCCCGCTCGGCGCGCGACCGCACTGGGGCAAGCTCGACCACGCCACCGAGCTGGATCGGCTCTACCCGCGGCTCGACGACTTCCGCGCGCTCGCCGACGAGTGGGATCCGCGCGGCAAGCTGCGCAACGACTACCTCGACCGGAAGCTGTTCCGCTAG
- a CDS encoding esterase/lipase family protein: protein MSPERTPGGLRHAAALAADYRWALQMRTRSITSRPVPRDWDAGESAPVVLVPGVYETWHFLRALGDRLHAAGHPVHTVPGLGVNAAPIVDSARVLAARLEELDAHGAVLVAHSKGGLIGKRVLAAEPAGARVARLVAVATPFSGSVLARWTIPRPMRDFRTAHPVILELGRSREPNPRIVSIAPSFDPHIPNGSHLEGARNLVLPVVGHFGILRHPATLEAVARAVDEADGDAAAPPQRGTPPEG from the coding sequence ATGAGCCCCGAGCGGACACCGGGCGGGCTCCGGCACGCGGCGGCGCTCGCCGCCGACTACCGCTGGGCGCTGCAGATGCGGACGCGCAGCATCACGAGCCGTCCCGTGCCGCGCGACTGGGACGCGGGGGAGTCGGCGCCCGTCGTGCTCGTGCCGGGCGTCTACGAGACCTGGCACTTCCTCCGCGCGCTCGGCGACCGGCTCCACGCCGCCGGCCACCCCGTGCACACGGTGCCCGGGCTGGGGGTCAACGCCGCGCCCATCGTCGACTCGGCGCGCGTGCTCGCCGCGCGCCTCGAGGAGCTCGATGCGCACGGGGCGGTCCTCGTCGCGCACAGCAAGGGCGGCCTCATCGGCAAGCGGGTGCTCGCCGCCGAGCCCGCGGGTGCCCGGGTCGCGCGCCTCGTCGCGGTCGCGACGCCGTTCTCGGGCTCCGTACTCGCGCGCTGGACGATCCCGCGGCCCATGCGCGACTTCCGCACGGCGCACCCGGTGATCCTCGAGCTCGGGCGCTCGCGTGAGCCGAACCCGCGGATCGTGTCGATCGCGCCGAGCTTCGACCCCCACATCCCGAACGGCTCGCACCTGGAGGGCGCGCGCAACCTCGTACTGCCGGTCGTCGGGCACTTCGGGATCCTCCGGCATCCCGCGACGCTCGAAGCGGTCGCGCGGGCGGTGGACGAGGCCGACGGGGATGCCGCGGCGCCGCCCCAGCGCGGGACCCCGCCCGAGGGCTAG
- a CDS encoding class I SAM-dependent methyltransferase: MTRFQDGSAGDADYGTIGKGYASIRRADPRIEQRVWAALGSARRVLNVGAGGGSYEPVGLEVTAVEPSASMRAERPPTRVPAIDATAQALPFDADVFDASMASVTIHQWPELEKGLQEMRRVTRGPVVLLTFDPVIPEEWWMPAYVPEIFEVEGRRMPSMERLRAAFPGDDVEIETIPVPADCVDGFGQSFFARPERVLDPAVRRASMSAWTFVEPEVVARFERELGADLASGEFDRRWGRFRELESFDVGLRLVIATPPAALTFDV; encoded by the coding sequence GTGACTCGATTCCAAGACGGCTCCGCGGGCGACGCCGACTACGGCACCATCGGCAAGGGCTACGCGAGCATCCGGCGGGCCGACCCTCGCATCGAGCAGCGGGTGTGGGCCGCGCTCGGCTCGGCGCGCCGCGTGCTCAACGTCGGCGCGGGCGGCGGCAGCTACGAGCCCGTCGGCCTCGAGGTGACGGCCGTCGAGCCCTCCGCCTCGATGCGCGCCGAGCGCCCGCCGACCCGCGTGCCCGCGATCGACGCGACCGCGCAGGCCCTCCCCTTCGACGCCGACGTCTTCGACGCGAGCATGGCGAGCGTGACCATCCACCAGTGGCCCGAGCTCGAGAAGGGCCTGCAGGAGATGCGCCGCGTCACCCGCGGCCCGGTCGTGCTGCTCACCTTCGACCCCGTCATCCCCGAGGAGTGGTGGATGCCGGCCTACGTCCCCGAGATCTTCGAGGTCGAGGGGCGCCGGATGCCGAGCATGGAGCGGCTGCGCGCCGCGTTCCCCGGCGACGACGTCGAGATCGAGACGATCCCCGTGCCGGCCGACTGCGTCGACGGCTTCGGCCAGTCCTTCTTCGCGCGCCCCGAGCGCGTCCTCGACCCCGCCGTGCGCCGCGCCTCGATGTCGGCGTGGACCTTCGTCGAGCCGGAGGTCGTCGCGCGCTTCGAGCGCGAGCTCGGCGCCGACCTCGCCTCCGGCGAGTTCGACCGTCGCTGGGGCCGATTCCGCGAGCTCGAGAGCTTCGACGTCGGGCTTCGACTCGTCATCGCGACGCCCCCGGCGGCGCTCACCTTCGACGTCTGA
- a CDS encoding MFS transporter has translation MDRRERLVVAVAVLASVVPFLDGTVTTVALPAIDRELGGGLAGQQWVVDAYLVTLGALILVAGAASDVLGRILVLRAGLVGFGATSLVIALAPSIEVLIVARALQGVAGALLVPSSLALITANFAGPARGRAIGVWTGMTSGAMVLGPLVGGVFVDLLSWRLAFLINVPIAGLVIWLLARLGQRDERRPGARIDALGAVLCTLGLGGPVFALIEQERLGWAHPGVLVALAGGVLAFAGFLLRQRTAPQPMMPLSLFRERDFAVGNIATLFVYAALSLNGFALGVYLQTGAGLPATLAGLASLPITVIMILGSSRVGALAGRIGPRPFMAAGPVVMAAGSLLLLTVGERFDYWWQVLPAMLLIGAGLTLTVSPLTSAILGAVETDRSGIASAVNNAVSRVAGLVVIALLGIIVGGQLDLAGFQRAAVATAALLAAGGVVSLLGIRSRPRADPAEDAAAERVSP, from the coding sequence ATGGACCGCCGCGAGCGCCTCGTCGTCGCCGTCGCGGTGCTCGCCTCGGTGGTCCCCTTCCTCGACGGCACGGTCACGACGGTCGCGCTCCCCGCGATCGACCGCGAGCTCGGCGGCGGCCTCGCCGGCCAGCAGTGGGTCGTCGACGCCTATCTCGTGACGCTCGGCGCGCTCATCCTCGTCGCGGGCGCCGCGAGCGATGTGCTCGGCCGGATCCTCGTCCTGCGCGCGGGGCTCGTCGGCTTCGGCGCGACGAGCCTCGTCATCGCGCTCGCGCCGAGCATCGAGGTGCTCATCGTCGCCCGCGCGCTCCAGGGCGTCGCGGGCGCGCTCCTCGTGCCGAGCTCGCTCGCGCTCATCACCGCGAACTTCGCCGGGCCCGCACGCGGGCGCGCGATCGGGGTCTGGACGGGCATGACGAGCGGCGCCATGGTCCTCGGCCCGCTCGTCGGCGGCGTCTTCGTCGACCTGCTCTCCTGGCGGCTCGCCTTCCTCATCAACGTGCCGATCGCGGGGCTCGTGATCTGGCTGCTCGCGCGGCTCGGCCAGCGGGACGAGCGCCGGCCGGGCGCCCGGATCGACGCCCTCGGCGCCGTGCTGTGCACGCTCGGGCTCGGCGGGCCCGTCTTCGCGCTCATCGAGCAGGAGCGGCTCGGCTGGGCGCATCCCGGGGTCCTCGTCGCGCTCGCGGGCGGCGTCCTCGCCTTCGCGGGCTTCCTCCTGCGCCAGCGGACCGCGCCGCAGCCGATGATGCCGCTGTCCCTCTTCCGCGAGCGCGACTTCGCGGTCGGCAACATCGCGACGCTCTTCGTGTACGCGGCGCTCTCGCTCAACGGCTTCGCGCTCGGCGTCTACCTCCAGACGGGCGCCGGCCTCCCGGCGACGCTCGCGGGGCTCGCGAGCCTGCCCATCACGGTGATCATGATCCTCGGCAGCTCGCGGGTCGGCGCCCTCGCGGGCCGCATCGGGCCGCGCCCCTTCATGGCGGCGGGGCCGGTCGTGATGGCCGCGGGCTCGCTGCTGCTCCTGACCGTGGGCGAGCGCTTCGACTACTGGTGGCAGGTGCTCCCGGCGATGCTGCTCATCGGCGCGGGGCTCACCCTCACGGTCTCGCCGCTCACCTCCGCGATCCTCGGCGCCGTCGAGACGGACCGGAGCGGGATCGCGTCGGCCGTCAACAACGCCGTCTCGCGCGTCGCGGGCCTCGTCGTGATCGCCCTGCTCGGCATCATCGTGGGCGGGCAGCTCGATCTCGCGGGCTTCCAGCGCGCGGCGGTGGCGACGGCGGCGCTGCTCGCGGCGGGCGGCGTCGTCTCGCTGCTCGGGATCCGGTCACGGCCGCGCGCGGATCCGGCGGAGGATGCCGCCGCCGAGCGCGTCAGCCCCTGA
- a CDS encoding LLM class flavin-dependent oxidoreductase: protein MNTASHIHHGQWRREDAGQVDFEDVGTWIRLARLLEDARFDAMFFADVSGLYGDADADFDVYVREGLQIPSNDPTVLLGALAVQTSEIGLALTSNILQNHPFNFARQVSTLDHISRGRVAWNIVTGTQDNAARNFGLTRLPEHAERYRWAEEYVDVVYKLWEGSWDDDALLKDRAGGRYSDPDRIHKINHVGERYRVEGPHLPSPSPQRTPLLYQAGSSSDGRRFAARHAEATFIIAPTPEIARQQIAETRALAVGFGRRADDLKFFQGLSFIVGSTEEEARRKAAEVEEWVSVDGYSAHAAIVDQRGRVYPPETPLREVETNTARGFLDWASRAVRDREPLVADLALQRSRATRVVGTPESIADQIETWQDAGVDGINVINWVIPGSFEEFASEVLPELRRRGLAQEEYAPGPLRQKLFGDARLNGRHPAARYRGAFGHASSIDEVVLSR from the coding sequence ATGAACACGGCGTCGCACATCCACCACGGCCAGTGGCGGCGCGAGGACGCCGGGCAGGTCGACTTCGAGGATGTCGGCACCTGGATCCGGCTCGCCCGGCTCCTCGAGGACGCCCGCTTCGACGCCATGTTCTTCGCCGACGTGAGCGGGCTCTACGGCGACGCGGACGCCGATTTCGACGTCTACGTGCGGGAGGGGCTCCAGATACCGAGCAACGACCCGACCGTGCTCCTCGGCGCGCTCGCCGTGCAGACGAGCGAGATCGGGCTCGCGCTCACCTCGAACATCCTCCAGAACCACCCCTTCAATTTCGCGCGGCAGGTCTCGACGCTCGACCACATCTCGCGCGGCCGGGTCGCCTGGAACATCGTCACCGGCACCCAGGACAACGCCGCCCGCAACTTCGGCCTCACCCGTCTCCCCGAGCACGCCGAGCGCTACCGCTGGGCGGAGGAGTACGTGGATGTCGTCTACAAGCTGTGGGAGGGCTCCTGGGACGACGACGCGCTCCTCAAGGACCGCGCCGGCGGCCGGTACTCGGACCCGGACCGCATCCACAAGATCAACCACGTGGGGGAGCGGTACCGGGTCGAGGGGCCGCACCTGCCCTCGCCCTCGCCGCAGCGCACCCCGCTGCTCTACCAGGCGGGCTCCTCCTCCGACGGACGGCGCTTCGCCGCCCGCCACGCGGAGGCGACCTTCATCATCGCGCCGACCCCCGAGATCGCGCGGCAGCAGATCGCCGAGACGCGCGCGCTCGCGGTCGGCTTTGGGCGCCGAGCCGACGACCTGAAGTTCTTCCAGGGGCTCAGCTTCATCGTCGGCTCGACCGAGGAGGAGGCGCGGCGCAAGGCCGCCGAGGTCGAGGAGTGGGTGAGCGTCGACGGCTACTCGGCGCACGCCGCGATCGTCGACCAGCGCGGCCGGGTGTACCCGCCGGAGACCCCGCTGCGCGAGGTCGAGACGAACACGGCGCGCGGCTTCCTCGACTGGGCCTCGCGGGCCGTGCGCGACCGCGAGCCGCTCGTCGCCGATCTCGCCCTCCAGCGCTCGCGCGCGACGCGCGTCGTCGGGACCCCGGAGTCGATCGCCGACCAGATCGAGACCTGGCAGGATGCCGGGGTCGACGGCATCAACGTCATCAACTGGGTGATCCCCGGCTCCTTCGAGGAGTTCGCCTCGGAGGTGCTGCCGGAGCTGCGCCGCCGCGGCCTCGCGCAGGAGGAGTACGCGCCGGGTCCGCTGCGGCAGAAGCTGTTCGGCGACGCGCGGCTCAACGGGCGGCATCCCGCGGCACGCTACCGCGGCGCCTTCGGCCACGCCTCCTCGATCGACGAGGTCGTGCTCTCGCGCTGA